One Chloroflexota bacterium DNA window includes the following coding sequences:
- a CDS encoding PAS domain S-box protein → MLEPQDLRLRQRDYLLRLMRAMAAQLDAEPLLNLVIAQAVELLAGNYGLIALYNPNQRLEIRAAYGLTPSLWSAFDEILHVLESEGPQSIHMSNELSKLANALNVPLRQVVALPMVTGDQQLGMMLVLRAALNVGFTADDRQLLSAFVDFAAIAVNNSQLYAEAIAERGRLDAIIESSADGMMMLDTRWRITRFNAAMERLTGWSREEALGRPCAEVLAIHNQQGVNICLTACPLQLFPDNDHPSVEGWVTHRDGHEIYVGSSYSVVREPTGRFGGAIANIRDITKQKRDEQQQSTFISVMSHELKTPVAIIKGYASTLSRTDVKLNKATKAEMLTGIEEEADRLARLIGDLLEVSRMQAGGLRLHPAPFDLSELAADVVAAFAATVDQRFEFQLRFEPKLPHVYADQERIRMVLSNLISNAIKYSPEGGVIRLGGWPENGHVLSYVTDEGIGIAQEELPKLFMPFYRVDNRLARETQGAGLGLYLTKSIIEAHGGRMWADSTVGKGSRFYWTLPIAPPSLPDVEPSVILANGE, encoded by the coding sequence ATGTTAGAGCCTCAGGATCTGCGATTACGCCAACGTGATTATTTATTGCGTTTGATGCGGGCAATGGCTGCCCAGCTTGATGCTGAGCCGTTGCTCAATCTGGTGATTGCCCAAGCAGTCGAGTTGTTGGCGGGTAATTATGGCTTGATCGCCTTGTACAATCCCAATCAGCGGCTCGAAATTCGCGCCGCCTATGGGCTTACTCCTAGTTTGTGGTCGGCCTTCGATGAAATTTTGCATGTTTTAGAAAGTGAAGGCCCACAATCCATCCACATGTCGAATGAATTAAGCAAGCTGGCCAATGCGCTGAATGTGCCGTTGCGCCAAGTTGTGGCCTTGCCAATGGTTACTGGCGATCAGCAATTGGGCATGATGTTGGTGTTGCGAGCAGCGCTGAATGTGGGGTTTACCGCTGATGATCGTCAATTGCTCAGCGCATTTGTCGATTTTGCGGCGATTGCGGTCAACAATTCGCAACTCTACGCCGAAGCGATTGCTGAACGTGGGCGGCTCGATGCCATTATTGAATCAAGCGCCGATGGCATGATGATGCTCGACACCCGTTGGCGAATTACCCGCTTCAACGCGGCTATGGAGCGCTTGACTGGTTGGTCGCGTGAAGAGGCTTTGGGCCGACCATGCGCCGAAGTGTTGGCAATTCACAATCAGCAAGGAGTCAATATTTGCTTAACTGCCTGTCCGTTGCAACTCTTCCCCGATAATGATCATCCTTCGGTTGAGGGTTGGGTGACCCATCGCGATGGTCATGAGATTTATGTTGGCTCATCATATAGCGTGGTACGCGAGCCGACTGGCCGTTTTGGCGGGGCAATTGCCAATATTCGCGATATTACCAAGCAAAAACGCGATGAGCAGCAACAATCGACCTTTATTTCGGTGATGTCGCATGAATTAAAAACCCCAGTTGCAATTATCAAAGGCTATGCCAGCACGCTCAGCCGCACCGACGTAAAGCTCAATAAAGCTACTAAAGCCGAAATGTTAACTGGCATCGAAGAAGAAGCCGATCGCTTGGCACGCTTGATTGGCGATTTGCTGGAAGTTTCGCGCATGCAGGCGGGTGGTTTGCGTTTGCATCCAGCGCCCTTTGATCTCAGTGAGTTGGCAGCTGACGTGGTGGCGGCCTTTGCCGCGACGGTTGATCAGCGCTTTGAATTTCAACTGCGTTTCGAGCCAAAATTGCCGCATGTCTATGCCGATCAAGAGCGGATTCGCATGGTGCTCTCCAATTTGATTTCAAATGCGATCAAATATTCGCCAGAAGGTGGTGTGATTCGCTTGGGTGGTTGGCCGGAGAATGGTCATGTGCTCAGTTATGTAACCGACGAAGGCATTGGCATCGCCCAAGAGGAACTACCCAAATTGTTTATGCCATTTTATCGAGTTGATAATCGCTTGGCGCGTGAAACCCAAGGTGCTGGCTTGGGATTGTATCTAACGAAATCGATTATTGAGGCTCATGGTGGCCGCATGTGGGCCGATAGCACGGTAGGCAAAGGCTCGCGCTTCTATTGGACATTGCCAATTGCCCCGCCTAGCTTGCCAGATGTTGAGCCAAGCGTGATTTTGGCTAATGGGGAATAA
- a CDS encoding DUF11 domain-containing protein — translation MGRQHFRYQRLALLSLVALLGVLVTPTKAVEIPPTGASVYLQTNGPTNTLNNGDWYTNSVAGAGNGYHYFTVEIPCAWPSSEPVHIDIFSPEMNSNATLSDEIRGGVYDNTQFEFYAAGTPIVVPATPGPGAAGSLIQQTFVPAGTPEAWLRFYTIAAPVTCGTYVLRSATSGNDENGWRLRVGRDNDADPNNAPPANTDNFDGLAGTGDEITLGMRQASFQHDAGAPDTVATCLTLYEYVTPGQPSVSFNNFDIDNLRRVRYYAPGDASYTPMGNSGGIVGTLSNDQIWNGTGATLATRVGDTINNPVSGWWRIVTCTSNHNQFIQEGQTGTPAYYEQPPTPVMALSKTDGVTLVLPGDTLNYTIAFTNTSNSTATPGSATNVTLTDNLPPDTTFVSCAINLPFTGTCNHAAGVVTFNITQIVRPGEVGTLNVQVTVNDPITTVPVVNNVTLTFNDTLNNVFQPLNASDSDLVNPTAVTVVGFTALVRVDDIQVRWSTSQELETQGFHIYRSTSDDPATAVQVTENLIPALGAQTNYQWLDTNAEPNVHYYYWLVEVDANNNLSMIGPTDAQIERYSIFTPFVVR, via the coding sequence ATGGGTCGGCAGCACTTTCGCTATCAACGCCTCGCACTACTCAGCCTTGTGGCTTTGCTGGGAGTGTTAGTCACACCAACCAAAGCCGTCGAAATCCCGCCAACCGGCGCATCGGTGTATCTCCAAACCAATGGGCCTACCAATACCTTGAATAACGGTGATTGGTACACCAACAGTGTGGCAGGCGCAGGTAATGGCTATCATTACTTTACGGTTGAAATTCCATGTGCTTGGCCTAGCAGCGAACCAGTCCATATCGATATCTTTAGCCCTGAAATGAATAGCAATGCCACGCTCAGCGACGAAATTCGTGGTGGGGTTTACGATAATACTCAATTTGAGTTTTATGCAGCAGGCACGCCAATTGTTGTTCCAGCAACGCCTGGTCCAGGTGCAGCTGGTAGTTTGATTCAACAAACCTTCGTGCCTGCTGGCACGCCTGAGGCATGGTTGCGCTTCTATACAATTGCCGCACCTGTCACTTGTGGTACGTATGTTTTGCGCTCGGCTACCTCGGGCAACGACGAAAATGGTTGGCGCTTGCGGGTTGGTCGCGATAACGACGCTGATCCTAATAATGCACCGCCAGCCAACACCGATAACTTTGATGGCCTAGCTGGTACTGGCGATGAAATTACGCTTGGGATGCGCCAGGCTTCGTTCCAACACGACGCTGGTGCGCCTGATACGGTTGCCACTTGTTTAACCTTGTATGAATATGTGACTCCTGGTCAGCCAAGCGTTAGCTTCAACAACTTTGATATCGATAATCTCCGTCGGGTACGCTACTATGCGCCTGGTGATGCGAGCTACACGCCCATGGGCAATAGCGGTGGCATCGTGGGCACGCTTAGCAACGACCAAATTTGGAATGGCACTGGCGCAACCTTAGCAACCCGTGTCGGCGATACAATCAATAATCCCGTTTCGGGCTGGTGGCGAATCGTAACCTGTACCAGCAATCACAACCAGTTTATCCAAGAAGGCCAAACTGGCACGCCAGCCTACTACGAACAGCCACCAACTCCGGTTATGGCCTTGAGCAAAACCGATGGCGTAACCTTGGTCTTGCCAGGCGATACGCTCAATTACACCATCGCCTTTACCAATACTTCCAACAGCACAGCCACGCCAGGTAGTGCAACCAACGTCACCTTAACCGACAATTTGCCACCCGACACGACCTTTGTCAGTTGTGCGATTAATCTGCCATTCACTGGCACCTGTAATCATGCTGCTGGTGTAGTGACCTTCAATATTACCCAAATAGTTCGCCCAGGCGAAGTTGGCACGCTCAATGTTCAAGTAACCGTCAATGATCCGATCACCACGGTTCCAGTGGTCAACAACGTTACTTTGACCTTCAACGATACCTTGAACAATGTGTTCCAACCATTGAACGCCAGCGATAGCGATTTGGTCAATCCAACCGCTGTGACCGTGGTTGGTTTCACGGCCTTGGTACGGGTCGATGATATTCAAGTGCGCTGGAGTACTAGCCAAGAATTGGAAACCCAAGGCTTCCATATCTATCGGAGCACCAGCGACGACCCAGCAACCGCCGTCCAAGTGACTGAGAACTTAATTCCAGCCTTGGGTGCACAAACCAACTATCAATGGCTTGACACCAACGCTGAGCCAAATGTGCATTATTACTATTGGTTGGTTGAAGTCGATGCCAACAATAATTTGAGCATGATCGGCCCAACCGATGCGCAAATCGAGCGCTACAGCATTTTCACTCCCTTCGTTGTACGCTAA